In the Methanothermobacter marburgensis str. Marburg genome, TTGAAATCCTCACAGAACAGCTTGACGGAACCCTCACCTTTTCAGGGGCGGACGGCGGATTTTTCCGGATAGAATTCAGGGAACCCCCCTATACCGACAGAATGTCAGTGGATTCTGATAAATAATTCTCTAAAAAGAGCATTTTAATTTTTTCAGCCAATAACATCGACGGATTGCTCTTAAATCTTCCATTTAATAGAAAGCCACTTTCAATCCAGCAATGGAAAGCATTATAAGACGTGTCCCATGTTAATATAAACATGGTCAGATTCAGTAAGGGAGAGGTAAGGGATATCCTGATCTCAATGGTTGTGATCGCCGGAGTATTTGCCTATGTGTTCTCAGGTAGAAACCTGCAGGTCGCGCTGATTCGGCTTCCGGCAACCCTCGTTACTGTGGGGCTTGGATTTGTCCTCCATGAGATCGCCCATAAGTTAATGGCAATAAGGTATGGATTCTGGGCCGAATACAGGCTGTGGCTCGAGGGCCTCGTACTGGCGCTTGTAACCTCCTACTTTGGATTCGTATTCGCAGCCCCGGGGGCCGTTTACATACATGGAAACTACATTGACAGGGACGTTAACGGGAAGATATCCATTGCAGGGCCCCTCACCAACATAATGCTGGCTCTAATATTCCTTATGGCTTCATCTGTACTCCCATCTCCATTTCGCGATGTTGCTGTACTTGGATACGCCGTTAACAGCTTCCTTGCCCTCTTTAACCTCATACCAATCGCCGTACTTGATGGTGCCAAGGTTTTCAGATGGAATCCCCTCATATGGCTCATTGCAGCCGCATCGGCATTTGCACTCACATTCAACAGCATGTTCTAAGTGATCGAGATGTTCCGGGATATTCCTGTTAAATATGTTGGATGCACCCACCGGGCCATGAAGCCCTCAGAGACACTCAGGGCCTTCAGGGAAAAACTCAGGGCCATAGGTGTCACAAGGATAACCGAGATAACACACCTTGATCGTATAGGCATACCTGTATTCTCAGCCATAAGGCCGACAGCGGAGGAGGGTGCTGTTAGCATATACGCAGGTAAGGGCGCCACCAGAAAACAGGCAAGGGCCTCTGCAATGATGGAGGCCTTTGAAAGGTACTCTGCCGAGAGAAGTCCCCTGGACGAAACACTGAGGGCCCATCCATCCGAGATGGATAAACGCCTGGACCCTGAAGCACTTATTCTTCCACCAAACGCTGATACAGACTCTGAGGTTGAGTG is a window encoding:
- a CDS encoding site-2 protease family protein, with the translated sequence MVRFSKGEVRDILISMVVIAGVFAYVFSGRNLQVALIRLPATLVTVGLGFVLHEIAHKLMAIRYGFWAEYRLWLEGLVLALVTSYFGFVFAAPGAVYIHGNYIDRDVNGKISIAGPLTNIMLALIFLMASSVLPSPFRDVAVLGYAVNSFLALFNLIPIAVLDGAKVFRWNPLIWLIAAASAFALTFNSMF